The following are encoded in a window of Thiohalobacter sp. IOR34 genomic DNA:
- the ruvB gene encoding Holliday junction branch migration DNA helicase RuvB, whose translation MSEQDRLISPAAAGADEERLDRAIRPRLLADYQGQPQVREQMEIFIGAARQRGEALDHLLIFGPPGLGKTTLAHIVANEMGVGMRHTSGPVLEKPGDLAALLTNLEPHDVLFVDEIHRLSPVVEEVLYPAMEDYQLDIMIGEGPAARSIKLDLPPFTLVGATTRAGLLTSPLRDRFGIVQRLEFYSAADLAGIVRRSAAILGVEMDEGGAAELARRSRGTPRIANRLLRRVRDYAQVKGDGRVDAETARRAMDLLNVDAQGFDHMDRRLLSALIEKFDGGPVGIDSLAAAIGEERGTIEDVIEPYLIQQGFMMRTARGRLATRAAWLHLGLKPPAGGAAGGGEASLFDEPI comes from the coding sequence ATGAGCGAACAAGACCGCCTGATATCTCCGGCCGCGGCCGGTGCCGACGAGGAACGCCTCGATCGGGCCATCCGTCCCCGCCTGCTGGCCGACTACCAGGGACAGCCGCAGGTCCGCGAGCAGATGGAGATCTTCATCGGTGCCGCGCGCCAGCGCGGCGAGGCGCTGGACCATCTGTTGATCTTCGGCCCCCCGGGCCTGGGCAAGACCACCCTGGCGCACATCGTCGCCAACGAGATGGGGGTCGGCATGCGCCATACCTCCGGTCCGGTGCTGGAGAAGCCGGGCGACCTGGCGGCGCTGCTCACCAACCTCGAGCCCCACGACGTGCTGTTCGTCGACGAGATCCACCGCCTGAGCCCGGTGGTGGAGGAGGTGCTGTATCCGGCGATGGAGGACTACCAGCTGGACATCATGATCGGCGAGGGGCCGGCGGCGCGCTCCATCAAGCTCGATCTGCCGCCCTTCACCCTGGTCGGGGCCACCACCCGTGCCGGCCTGCTGACCTCGCCGCTGCGTGACCGTTTCGGCATCGTCCAGCGGCTGGAGTTCTACAGTGCCGCCGACCTGGCCGGCATCGTCCGCCGTTCGGCGGCCATCCTCGGGGTGGAGATGGACGAGGGCGGTGCGGCCGAGCTGGCGCGCCGCTCGCGGGGCACGCCGCGCATCGCCAACCGCCTGCTGCGCCGGGTGCGCGACTATGCCCAGGTCAAGGGCGACGGCCGGGTCGATGCCGAGACCGCGCGGCGGGCGATGGATCTGCTCAATGTCGACGCCCAGGGCTTCGACCACATGGACCGGCGGCTGCTCTCGGCGCTGATCGAGAAGTTCGACGGCGGGCCGGTCGGCATCGATAGCCTAGCCGCCGCCATCGGCGAGGAACGCGGCACCATCGAGGATGTCATCGAACCCTACCTGATCCAGCAGGGGTTCATGATGCGCACCGCCCGTGGCCGGCTGGCGACCCGTGCCGCCTGGCTGCATCTCGGTCTCAAGCCGCCCGCCGGCGGCGCGGCCGGGGGCGGCGAGGCGTCCTTGTTCGACGAGCCGATCTGA
- the ruvA gene encoding Holliday junction branch migration protein RuvA: MIGFLRGRLVAKRPPQLLLEVGGVGYEIDAPMTTFYDLPETGAEITLHTHLVVREDAHTLYGFGRLAERSLFRSLIRISGVGPRLALAILSGMNADEFVACVREGDSAALTRVPGIGKKTAERLVVELRDRLDDWAAPAAVPAAAAGSVVQPTDAVAEAVSALIALGYKPPEASRMVRAIDSSGLTAEAIIRQALQATVRPS; this comes from the coding sequence GTGATCGGTTTCCTGCGCGGCAGGCTGGTCGCCAAGCGGCCGCCGCAACTGCTGCTGGAGGTCGGTGGCGTCGGCTACGAGATCGACGCGCCCATGACCACCTTCTACGATCTGCCGGAGACAGGTGCCGAGATTACCCTGCACACCCACCTGGTGGTGCGCGAGGACGCCCACACCCTGTACGGCTTCGGCCGCCTCGCCGAGCGCAGCCTGTTCCGCAGCCTGATCCGCATCAGCGGCGTCGGGCCGCGCCTGGCCCTGGCCATCCTTTCCGGCATGAACGCCGACGAGTTCGTGGCCTGTGTCCGCGAGGGCGACAGTGCCGCCCTCACCCGGGTGCCCGGCATCGGCAAGAAGACCGCCGAGCGCCTGGTGGTGGAACTGCGCGACCGCCTCGACGACTGGGCGGCGCCGGCTGCGGTCCCGGCCGCGGCGGCCGGCAGCGTGGTCCAGCCGACCGATGCTGTGGCGGAGGCGGTCAGTGCCCTGATCGCCCTCGGCTACAAGCCGCCGGAGGCCAGCCGCATGGTGCGGGCCATCGACAGCAGCGGGCTGACGGCGGAGGCGATCATCCGCCAGGCGTTGCAGGCCACGGTCCGTCCGTCCTGA
- the ruvC gene encoding crossover junction endodeoxyribonuclease RuvC, which produces MTRILGIDPGSQNTGFGIVDVEGSRQDHVHSGRLRIQADGLAQRLGIIFRGISELVEEWRPQEVAIERVFMSRNADSALKLGQARGAAICGVVAAGLPVAEYSPREIKLAVVGTGGADKVQVQHMVQMLLKLSDRPQADQADALAVALCHANTRASLLRVAAARGSRRGRYR; this is translated from the coding sequence ATGACCCGCATCCTCGGCATCGACCCCGGCTCGCAGAACACCGGCTTCGGCATCGTCGACGTCGAGGGTTCCCGCCAGGATCACGTACACAGCGGCCGGCTGCGCATCCAGGCGGACGGCCTGGCGCAGCGGCTCGGCATCATCTTCCGGGGCATCAGCGAACTGGTCGAGGAATGGCGCCCGCAGGAGGTGGCCATCGAACGGGTGTTCATGTCGCGCAACGCCGATTCCGCCCTGAAGCTCGGCCAGGCGCGGGGCGCGGCCATCTGCGGGGTGGTGGCGGCCGGGCTGCCGGTGGCCGAGTACAGCCCGCGTGAGATCAAGCTGGCGGTGGTCGGCACCGGTGGCGCAGACAAGGTTCAGGTACAGCACATGGTGCAGATGCTGCTCAAGCTCTCCGACCGGCCGCAGGCCGATCAGGCCGACGCCCTGGCGGTGGCCCTCTGTCATGCCAACACCCGGGCCAGCCTGCTGCGCGTGGCGGCGGCCCGTGGCAGCCGCCGGGGGCGTTACCGGTGA
- a CDS encoding YebC/PmpR family DNA-binding transcriptional regulator yields the protein MAGHSKWANIKHKKAANDKKRGKIWTKLIREITVAARECKTSDPAACPRLRLAVDKALGANIPKDTIDKACKRGAGELEGANYEEARYEGYGPAGVAVLVDCMTDNRNRTVSEVRHAFTKSGGNLGTDGSVAYLFKKTGILSFAPGVDEDAVMEAALEAGAEDVITNDDGSIDVLTTPEDFAEVKAAIEAAGLEPDNAEVTMRAETLTPLDVETAEKVMRLIDRLEDLDDVQEVYTNADIPDEVLDAMA from the coding sequence ATGGCAGGACACAGCAAGTGGGCCAACATCAAACACAAGAAGGCCGCCAACGACAAGAAACGGGGCAAGATCTGGACCAAGCTCATCCGTGAGATCACGGTGGCGGCGCGCGAGTGCAAGACCTCGGACCCGGCCGCCTGTCCGCGCCTGCGCCTCGCCGTCGACAAGGCACTGGGAGCCAACATTCCCAAGGACACCATCGACAAGGCTTGCAAGCGCGGTGCCGGCGAGCTGGAAGGTGCCAACTACGAGGAGGCCCGCTACGAGGGTTATGGCCCGGCCGGTGTGGCGGTGCTGGTCGATTGCATGACCGACAACCGCAACCGCACCGTCTCCGAAGTGCGTCACGCCTTCACCAAGAGCGGCGGCAACCTGGGCACCGACGGCTCGGTGGCCTACCTGTTCAAGAAGACCGGCATCCTCAGTTTCGCGCCGGGCGTGGACGAGGACGCGGTGATGGAGGCGGCGCTGGAGGCGGGTGCCGAGGACGTGATCACCAACGATGACGGTTCCATCGACGTGCTGACCACCCCCGAGGACTTTGCCGAGGTCAAGGCGGCGATCGAGGCCGCCGGCCTCGAGCCGGACAACGCCGAGGTCACCATGCGCGCCGAGACCCTCACCCCCCTGGACGTCGAAACCGCGGAGAAGGTGATGCGTCTGATCGACCGGCTGGAGGACCTGGACGACGTGCAGGAGGTGTACACCAACGCCGACATTCCGGACGAGGTGCTGGATGCCATGGCCTGA
- a CDS encoding alpha/beta fold hydrolase, with protein sequence MLLIHGVWMPAASLGLLAWRLRRAGFLPRLFSYPSVRRPVAVNARRLIAEVRALGEPLGIVAHSLGGLVALRALHDEPGLPVQRLVLLGTPLRGSALARRMAAFAPGRWLLGHSRDEGLLGDARLPGAPPATGLIAGTRPLGPGRLLPGLRGPSDGTVAVAETAHPLLAARCCLPVTHSGLLLSRAVAAEAIHFLRQGRFDADGPCKICPEA encoded by the coding sequence GTGCTCCTGATCCACGGTGTGTGGATGCCGGCCGCCAGCCTGGGTCTGCTCGCGTGGCGGCTGCGCCGCGCCGGTTTTCTTCCCCGCCTCTTTTCCTATCCTTCGGTGCGTCGTCCGGTGGCCGTCAATGCGCGGCGGCTGATCGCCGAGGTCCGTGCCCTCGGCGAGCCGCTGGGGATCGTCGCCCACAGCCTGGGCGGCCTGGTTGCCCTGCGTGCGCTGCACGACGAGCCGGGGCTGCCGGTGCAGCGGCTGGTGCTGCTCGGTACCCCGCTCAGGGGCAGCGCCCTGGCGCGGCGCATGGCGGCGTTCGCCCCCGGCCGCTGGCTGCTCGGCCACAGCCGGGACGAGGGGCTGCTGGGCGATGCGCGCCTGCCCGGGGCGCCGCCCGCGACCGGCCTGATCGCCGGCACCCGTCCCCTGGGCCCCGGCCGGCTGTTGCCCGGCCTGCGCGGGCCGAGCGATGGTACCGTGGCGGTGGCCGAGACCGCTCACCCACTGCTGGCGGCGCGCTGCTGCCTGCCGGTGACCCACAGCGGGTTGTTGCTGTCCCGGGCGGTGGCGGCAGAGGCCATCCACTTCCTGCGCCAGGGGCGGTTCGATGCGGACGGTCCCTGCAAGATTTGCCCCGAAGCCTGA
- the nadA gene encoding quinolinate synthase NadA — translation MAATAEALDIYSHLDDAACEARILAAREALGERVVILGHHYQREEVFRHADFSGDSLKLSRQAASSSAEYIVFCGVHFMAEVADILSRPDQVSILPDMAAGCSMADMADLARVERAWRELAEVLEPDEQVTPVTYINSAADLKAFCGRHGGIVCTSTNARHVLEWAYGRRDKVLFFPDQHLGRNTAHAMGMPLEEMVVWDYDLPMGGLSAEQIRKARIILWKGFCSVHQMFRPEHIDAFKARYPEAKVVSHPEASFEVCQKSDYVGSTEFIIRTVRDSAPGTRWLVGTELNLVNRLHQQYKHEGKNVHFMSPTVCMCSTMFRIDPQHLCWTLENLVEGRVVNRIQVPAEEAAQARLALERMLEVSP, via the coding sequence ATGGCGGCAACGGCCGAAGCGCTGGATATCTATTCCCATCTCGATGACGCGGCCTGCGAGGCACGCATCCTGGCGGCGCGCGAGGCGCTGGGTGAGCGGGTGGTCATCCTCGGCCATCACTATCAGCGCGAGGAGGTGTTCCGCCACGCCGACTTCAGCGGCGATTCGCTGAAGCTTTCACGCCAGGCGGCCAGTTCCAGCGCCGAGTACATCGTCTTCTGCGGCGTGCACTTCATGGCCGAGGTGGCCGACATCCTCTCGCGCCCCGACCAGGTCTCCATCCTCCCGGACATGGCTGCCGGCTGCTCCATGGCCGACATGGCCGACCTGGCCCGGGTCGAGCGTGCCTGGCGCGAGCTGGCCGAGGTGCTGGAGCCGGACGAGCAGGTCACGCCCGTCACCTACATCAATTCCGCTGCCGACCTCAAGGCCTTCTGCGGCCGTCACGGCGGCATCGTCTGCACCTCCACCAACGCCCGCCATGTGCTGGAATGGGCCTATGGCCGGCGGGACAAGGTGCTGTTCTTCCCCGATCAGCACCTGGGCCGCAATACCGCCCATGCCATGGGCATGCCGTTGGAGGAAATGGTGGTCTGGGACTACGACCTGCCGATGGGCGGTCTCAGCGCGGAGCAGATCCGCAAGGCGAGGATCATCCTCTGGAAGGGTTTCTGCTCGGTGCACCAGATGTTCCGCCCGGAGCACATCGACGCCTTCAAGGCCAGGTATCCCGAGGCCAAGGTGGTCTCCCATCCCGAGGCCAGCTTCGAGGTCTGCCAGAAGTCGGACTATGTCGGCTCGACGGAATTCATCATCAGGACGGTGCGCGATTCGGCACCCGGCACCCGCTGGCTGGTCGGTACCGAGCTGAACCTGGTCAACCGCCTGCACCAGCAGTACAAGCACGAGGGCAAGAACGTGCACTTCATGTCGCCCACGGTGTGCATGTGCTCGACCATGTTCCGCATCGACCCCCAGCACCTGTGCTGGACCCTGGAGAACCTGGTCGAGGGGCGGGTGGTGAACCGCATCCAGGTGCCGGCAGAGGAGGCGGCCCAGGCACGGCTGGCCCTGGAGCGGATGCTCGAGGTCTCGCCCTGA
- the aspS gene encoding aspartate--tRNA ligase, giving the protein MRSHYCGELNESHIDEQVSVCGWVHRRRDHGGVIFIDLRDRSGIVQVVYDPDTPDSFLIAEKVRSEYVLQVKGRVRRRPEGTENPDMATGQIEVLGKELEILNAAETPPFQVDEDDIGEELRLRYRYIDLRRPEMFERMRLRSEITRQLRYFLDQHGFLDMETPMLTRTTPEGARDYLVPSRTHQGHFFALPQSPQLFKQLLMMSGMDRYYQIVRCFRDEDLRADRQPEFTQLDIETSFLDEDEIMSLMEEMIRDLFAHVLEEALPNPFPRMSYAEAMARFGSDKPDLRIPLELADVGDLMASVEFKVFAAPAADPRGRVAALRVPGGNRLTRKEIDEYTRFVGRYGAKGLAYIKVNEVAKGREGLQSPILKFLPDEAIDGILARTGAEDGDLIFFGADKAKIVNEALGALRVQLGHDLGLVEHGWRPLWVVDFPMFEWDDKENRWTALHHPFTAPREEDIERLATDPGSCLSRAYDMVLNGTEVGGGSMRIYRAHVQAEVLKQLGIGEEEARDKFGFLLDALKYGCPPHGGVAFGLDRLVMLMTGSPSIRDVMAFPKTQSAACLLTNAPSPAGERQLRELGIRLRKPPAAEKADG; this is encoded by the coding sequence ATGCGCAGCCACTATTGCGGGGAGCTGAACGAGTCCCATATCGATGAACAGGTCAGCGTCTGCGGCTGGGTGCACCGGCGGCGCGATCACGGCGGGGTGATCTTCATCGACCTGCGCGACCGCAGCGGCATCGTCCAGGTGGTCTACGATCCGGACACGCCGGATTCCTTCCTGATTGCGGAGAAGGTGCGCAGCGAGTACGTGTTGCAGGTCAAGGGCCGGGTGCGGCGTCGCCCCGAGGGCACCGAGAACCCGGACATGGCGACCGGGCAGATCGAGGTGCTGGGCAAGGAACTGGAGATCCTCAACGCCGCCGAGACGCCGCCCTTCCAGGTCGACGAGGACGACATCGGCGAGGAGCTGCGGCTGCGTTACCGGTATATCGATCTGCGCCGGCCGGAGATGTTCGAGCGCATGCGGCTGCGTTCCGAGATCACCCGCCAGTTGCGCTATTTCCTCGACCAGCACGGCTTCCTGGACATGGAGACGCCGATGCTGACCCGCACCACGCCAGAGGGCGCGCGCGACTATCTGGTGCCGAGCCGCACCCACCAGGGGCACTTCTTCGCCCTGCCGCAGTCGCCACAGCTGTTCAAGCAGCTGCTGATGATGAGCGGCATGGACCGTTATTACCAGATCGTGCGCTGCTTCCGCGACGAAGACCTGCGCGCCGATCGCCAGCCCGAGTTCACCCAGCTCGATATCGAGACCTCGTTCCTTGACGAGGACGAGATCATGTCGCTGATGGAGGAGATGATCCGTGACCTGTTCGCCCATGTGCTGGAGGAGGCGTTGCCCAATCCCTTCCCGCGGATGAGCTATGCCGAGGCCATGGCGCGTTTCGGCTCCGACAAGCCGGACCTGCGCATCCCGCTGGAACTGGCCGACGTCGGCGACCTGATGGCCAGCGTGGAGTTCAAGGTCTTCGCCGCGCCGGCGGCCGACCCGCGTGGCCGGGTGGCGGCGCTGCGCGTGCCCGGCGGCAACCGCCTGACGCGCAAGGAGATCGACGAATACACCCGGTTCGTCGGCCGTTACGGCGCCAAGGGGCTGGCCTACATCAAGGTCAACGAGGTGGCCAAGGGGCGCGAGGGCCTGCAGTCGCCGATTCTCAAATTCCTGCCGGACGAGGCCATCGACGGTATCCTCGCCCGCACCGGGGCCGAGGACGGCGACCTGATCTTCTTCGGTGCCGACAAGGCGAAGATCGTCAACGAGGCGCTGGGCGCGCTGCGCGTGCAGCTCGGTCACGACCTTGGCCTGGTCGAACACGGCTGGCGGCCACTGTGGGTGGTCGACTTCCCGATGTTCGAGTGGGACGACAAGGAAAACCGCTGGACGGCGCTGCATCACCCCTTCACCGCCCCCCGGGAGGAGGACATCGAACGCCTGGCCACGGACCCCGGCAGCTGCCTGTCGCGCGCCTATGACATGGTGCTGAACGGCACCGAGGTCGGCGGCGGCTCGATGCGCATCTACCGCGCCCACGTCCAGGCCGAGGTGCTGAAACAGCTCGGCATCGGCGAGGAAGAGGCGCGCGACAAGTTCGGCTTCCTGCTCGATGCCCTCAAGTACGGCTGTCCGCCCCATGGCGGCGTGGCCTTCGGCCTCGACCGGCTGGTGATGCTGATGACCGGTTCGCCCTCGATCCGCGACGTCATGGCCTTCCCCAAGACCCAGAGCGCCGCCTGCCTGCTGACCAATGCCCCCTCACCGGCCGGCGAGCGCCAGCTTCGGGAACTCGGCATCCGCCTGCGCAAGCCGCCGGCGGCCGAGAAGGCTGACGGATAA
- a CDS encoding zinc ribbon domain-containing protein has translation MPIYEYKCGHCGHELESLQKLSDAPLKDCPECGESALQKKISAAGFRLKGGGWYETDFKSGKKKNVADSDSKKSSDSKPAGGCGSGSCGCH, from the coding sequence ATGCCGATCTACGAATACAAATGCGGCCACTGCGGCCACGAACTGGAATCCCTGCAGAAGCTCAGCGACGCACCCCTGAAGGATTGTCCCGAGTGCGGTGAATCCGCCCTGCAGAAGAAGATCTCGGCCGCCGGTTTCCGCCTCAAGGGCGGCGGCTGGTACGAGACCGACTTCAAATCCGGCAAGAAGAAGAACGTCGCCGACTCCGACTCCAAGAAGTCCTCCGACAGCAAACCCGCCGGCGGCTGCGGTTCCGGCAGCTGCGGCTGTCACTGA